The bacterium genome contains the following window.
AGCACCGACCGCCGTGCCCCCTAGGGTTCCCGTCTCACGATTACTCAACTGCAGGGAGCTACATGCAGTGAGGACGAACAAGAAGAGTGCGGAAAAAACAATAACGATACTCAGACGAATTGACCGAACCATAATGTGCTCCTATCGAGTGCATAAGAAAGAGAAAGAGAGATACGCGTGGTGTAACGATCAACTCTCCTTATAGTTATACCGACTCTCACTCCTGTTGTAACAGAATAAACTTCTTGTCTTAATACACCTCTGTTTCCGTGGCTTCTAACCCCTCTAGACCTTTTTTTGCGGGAGCATAGTCACCCTTCAACTGCAGAGCATCCTCATACTGCGTCTTTGCATCCTCCGGACGACCGAGAGCCACGTATACATTCCCAAGTTCAACGTACCACTTTGGCTCGCTTGGGCAGAAACGCTGCGCTCGACGGAGATAAAAGAGCTTGTCTATTAATGAGTCTGCGCCAGCTGCTACGCTCGCTTCAGACTCACCCTTCTCACAAT
Protein-coding sequences here:
- a CDS encoding tetratricopeptide repeat protein, giving the protein CEKGESEASVAAGADSLIDKLFYLRRAQRFCPSEPKWYVELGNVYVALGRPEDAKTQYEDALQLKGDYAPAKKGLEGLEATETEVY